A single genomic interval of Zingiber officinale cultivar Zhangliang chromosome 4A, Zo_v1.1, whole genome shotgun sequence harbors:
- the LOC121972744 gene encoding uncharacterized protein LOC121972744, translating into MLPKGYRPPTIGEYDGSKDLEDHLRKFRNAALLHQYSDAVKCQVFLNTLSGSAQKWFDGLSHGSITCFSDFKIAFLRHFASSRKYQKIDHCLFALKQGSAEPLRSYIKRFNHVAQDVPSAISEILMSTFSHGLIEGEFFRELIRNPCKEFR; encoded by the coding sequence ATGCTACCCAAAGGGTACCGACCCCCGACTATTGGGGAATACGATGGCAGCAAAGATCTTGAGGATCATCTCCGTAAGTTCCGAAACGCGGCTCTGCTGCATCAATACAGCGACGCCGTAAAGTGTCAGGTGTTCCTGAACACTCTATCAGGCTCCGCCCAAAAGTGGTTTGATGGACTGTCGCATGGGTCCATCACCTGCTTCTCCGACTTCAAGATAGCATTCCTgcgccacttcgccagcagcaggAAGTATCAAAAGATAGATCACTGCTTGTTTGCTCTTAAGCAAGGATCTGCCGAGCCGTTGAGAAGCTACATCAAGCGTTTTAATCATGTGGCCCAGGACGTTCCCTCGGCCATATCAGAAATACTTATGAGCACCTTCTCACATGGGCTGATCGAGGGAGAATTCTTTAGAGAACTCATCAGAAATCCGTGTAAGGAATTTCGATGA